A window from Mesorhizobium sp. WSM2240 encodes these proteins:
- a CDS encoding sterol desaturase family protein encodes MMGEGAVFPEAWIRGAVFLAVFGSLAVLELWSPRLERDELRGALKSRRWFTNISMVVLSSLVLRVIFPAAAVGAALWAEARGWGLLRLAGVDGFASGLIAFVVLDFAVWLEHVASHKISLLWRIHRMHHADTGFDVTTGLRFHPLEIVLSMVWKAAVVVALGPPVLAVLVFEIILNAGAMFSHSNLRIGSRADRWLRRVIVTPDMHRVHHSNDLAETDSNYGFNLSLWDRLFRTYVDQPKKGHDGIAIGLSGYSASEAARLGRSLALPFVSRPNAYIRRS; translated from the coding sequence ATGATGGGCGAAGGCGCTGTTTTTCCGGAAGCCTGGATTCGAGGGGCCGTGTTCCTTGCGGTCTTCGGCTCGCTGGCGGTGCTGGAGCTATGGTCGCCGCGCCTCGAACGTGACGAGTTGCGCGGCGCGCTGAAATCGCGGCGTTGGTTCACCAACATCTCGATGGTCGTCCTGTCGTCGCTGGTTTTGCGGGTAATCTTTCCGGCCGCCGCCGTCGGCGCAGCGCTCTGGGCGGAGGCGCGGGGATGGGGATTGCTCAGGCTCGCCGGCGTGGATGGCTTTGCAAGCGGGCTGATCGCGTTCGTCGTGCTCGATTTCGCGGTCTGGCTTGAACACGTCGCCAGCCACAAGATATCGCTTCTGTGGCGCATCCACCGGATGCATCACGCCGACACCGGTTTCGATGTCACGACGGGGCTGCGGTTTCATCCGCTCGAGATCGTGCTGTCCATGGTCTGGAAGGCCGCCGTCGTGGTGGCGCTCGGCCCGCCGGTGCTCGCAGTGCTGGTTTTTGAGATCATACTCAACGCCGGCGCGATGTTCAGCCACTCCAATCTGCGCATCGGATCCCGCGCGGATCGCTGGCTGCGCCGTGTCATCGTCACGCCGGACATGCACCGCGTCCATCACTCCAACGATCTGGCCGAGACGGACTCGAATTACGGTTTCAATCTCTCGTTGTGGGACAGGCTGTTCAGGACCTATGTCGACCAGCCAAAAAAAGGCCATGACGGCATCGCGATAGGGCTTTCGGGCTATTCCGCGAGCGAGGCCGCGCGGCTCGGGCGCTCGCTAGCCCTGCCGTTCGTTTCACGGCCGAACGCCTATATCAGAAGAAGCTGA
- a CDS encoding tellurite resistance TerB family protein, translated as MALPTAHEALIYLMVVTSASDRDMTDVELARIGNVVRSWPIFEGFDDEKLIEIAQDCQQMLHHDGGLGGVLSTARKAIPKNLHDTAYALAFEVATADLEMRMEELRVLQLLRLHLAIDAATIAAIERATKARHRTLT; from the coding sequence ATGGCTTTGCCGACCGCGCACGAGGCGCTTATCTATCTGATGGTGGTAACCTCCGCCTCCGACCGCGACATGACCGATGTTGAACTGGCGCGGATCGGCAATGTGGTGCGGTCCTGGCCGATCTTCGAGGGTTTCGACGACGAGAAGCTCATCGAAATCGCGCAGGACTGTCAGCAGATGCTTCACCATGACGGCGGTCTTGGAGGCGTCCTTTCGACAGCACGCAAGGCCATACCGAAAAATCTTCACGACACTGCTTACGCCTTGGCTTTCGAGGTGGCGACAGCCGATCTCGAAATGCGCATGGAAGAGCTTCGCGTGCTGCAGCTTCTGCGCCTGCATCTCGCCATCGATGCCGCGACGATCGCGGCGATCGAGCGGGCGACGAAGGCGCGTCACCGGACGCTGACATAG